A single genomic interval of Musa acuminata AAA Group cultivar baxijiao chromosome BXJ3-4, Cavendish_Baxijiao_AAA, whole genome shotgun sequence harbors:
- the LOC103980765 gene encoding bZIP transcription factor 11-like → MASPGGTSSGSSLLQTSGSEEDLQALMDQKRQKRMISNRESARRSRMRKQKHLDDLTAQLNQLRKENSRILTSLTLTTRHHSAVEAENSVLRTQMVELGNRLQSLSEILHCLNGNTAITSGLFCDGHQVNNSFSNPWNLMYMNQQPIMASVGNMFLY, encoded by the coding sequence ATGGCTTCTCCCGGTGGGACTTCGTCAGGATCCAGCCTGCTCCAGACGTCAGGCTCCGAAGAGGATCTGCAGGCACTGATGGACCAGAAGAGGCAAAAGAGAATGATATCCAACCGCGAGTCCGCGAGGCGGTCGAGGATGCGCAAGCAGAAACATTTGGACGATCTGACGGCGCAGCTGAACCAGCTGAGGAAGGAGAACAGCCGGATCCTGACATCCTTGACCCTCACCACACGGCATCATTCGGCTGTGGAGGCCGAGAACTCTGTCCTCAGGACTCAGATGGTGGAGCTCGGCAACAGGCTGCAGTCTCTCAGTGAGATCCTCCACTGCTTGAATGGGAACACCGCCATCACCAGTGGTCTGTTCTGTGATGGCCATCAGGTCAATAATAGCTTTAGCAATCCATGGAACCTCATGTACATGAACCAGCAGCCCATCATGGCTTCAGTAGGCAATATGTTCCTATACTGA
- the LOC103980767 gene encoding V-type proton ATPase subunit e1, protein MGFLMTTIIFVVVGVVASVSVRLCCKRGPSSNLFHLTLIITATVCSWMMWAIVYLAQLKPLIVPILSEGE, encoded by the exons atggggttctTGATGACGACCATCATCTTCGTTGTGGTGGGCGTTGTCGCTTCTGTCTCGGTGCGCCTCTGCTGCAAACGTGGTCCTTCCAGCAATCT GTTTCATTTAACATTGATCATCACAGCAACAGTTTGCTCTTGGATGAT GTGGGCAATTGTCTATCTTGCGCAGCTGAAACCTCTGATTGTTCCAATCCTGAGCGAAGGAGAGTGA
- the LOC103980768 gene encoding transmembrane ascorbate ferrireductase 2 isoform X1 — protein MLKQASAATESAAAAESGEPHPPDSDPSSAMPLSPSDGGTAAPVVGLPIVPLVRLMGAAAASLVVTWVVRFRGGLALNSDNIDLVFNVHPVLMVIGFILLYGEAILAYKTLSGTKNFKKAVHLTIQFLALCLGFIGVWAALKFHNGKGIDNFYSLHSWLGLTCLLLFGIQWGIGFATFWYPGGTRNGRAFLLPWHVFFGLYIYALAVITATTGLLEKATFLQSSSIVLRYSNEAFLINFLGILIVALGGFVVFAVITPGSVKPDAYRGIQE, from the exons ATGCTGAAACAGGCGTCGGCGGCCACTGAATCGGCTGCTGCGGCAGAATCCGGAGAACCGCATCCCCCCGACTCAGATCCCTCATCGGCGATGCCCCTGTCGCCGTCGGATGGGGGGACAGCTGCCCCCGTCGTCGGCCTACCAATCGTGCCTCTCGTCCGCCTCATgggcgccgccgccgcctctctgGTCGTCACCTGGGTCGTCCGTTTCCGCGGCGGACTTGCCCTGAACTCCGACAACATAGATCTCGTCTTTAAC GTTCATCCTGTACTAATGGTGATTGGATTCATACTTTTGTATGGTGAAG CTATATTAGCATACAAGACATTATCAGGAACCAAGAATTTTAAAAAGGCAGTGCATCTTACAATACAGTTCCTTGCCCTGTGTTTGGGCTTCATTGGTGTATGGGCTGCCTTAAAGTTCCATAACGGCAAGGGCATTGACAACTTCTACAGTCTGCATTCTTGGTTGGGTCTGACATGTCTTCTATTATTTGGCATTCAG TGGGGCATTGGATTTGCTACCTTCTGGTATCCTGGGGGCACAAGAAACGGCAGAGCTTTTCTGCTTCCATGGCATGTATTCTTTGGTTTATATATTtatgctcttgctgtgattactgccACTACCGGCCTCTTAGAGAAGGCTACCTTTCTTCAAAGTAGCAGCATAGTATTACGCTACTCGAACGAAGCTTTCCTAATCAACTTCTTGGGTATTTTGATTGTGGCTCTCGGTGGCTTTGTTGTTTTTGCAGTCATAACTCCTGGATCTGTCAAGCCTGATGCATATAGAGGAATTCAAGAATAG
- the LOC103980768 gene encoding transmembrane ascorbate ferrireductase 2 isoform X2 encodes MLKQASAATESAAAAESGEPHPPDSDPSSAMPLSPSDGGTAAPVVGLPIVPLVRLMGAAAASLVVTWVVRFRGGLALNSDNIDLVFNVHPVLMVIGFILLYGEAILAYKTLSGTKNFKKAVHLTIQFLALCLGFIGVWAALKFHNGKGIDNFYSLHSWLGLTCLLLFGIQWGIGFATFWYPGGTRNGRAFLLPCHNSWICQA; translated from the exons ATGCTGAAACAGGCGTCGGCGGCCACTGAATCGGCTGCTGCGGCAGAATCCGGAGAACCGCATCCCCCCGACTCAGATCCCTCATCGGCGATGCCCCTGTCGCCGTCGGATGGGGGGACAGCTGCCCCCGTCGTCGGCCTACCAATCGTGCCTCTCGTCCGCCTCATgggcgccgccgccgcctctctgGTCGTCACCTGGGTCGTCCGTTTCCGCGGCGGACTTGCCCTGAACTCCGACAACATAGATCTCGTCTTTAAC GTTCATCCTGTACTAATGGTGATTGGATTCATACTTTTGTATGGTGAAG CTATATTAGCATACAAGACATTATCAGGAACCAAGAATTTTAAAAAGGCAGTGCATCTTACAATACAGTTCCTTGCCCTGTGTTTGGGCTTCATTGGTGTATGGGCTGCCTTAAAGTTCCATAACGGCAAGGGCATTGACAACTTCTACAGTCTGCATTCTTGGTTGGGTCTGACATGTCTTCTATTATTTGGCATTCAG TGGGGCATTGGATTTGCTACCTTCTGGTATCCTGGGGGCACAAGAAACGGCAGAGCTTTTCTGCTTCCATG TCATAACTCCTGGATCTGTCAAGCCTGA